From Xenopus tropicalis strain Nigerian chromosome 3, UCB_Xtro_10.0, whole genome shotgun sequence, the proteins below share one genomic window:
- the LOC100490956 gene encoding prostaglandin-E(2) 9-reductase isoform X1 gives MELGPESCVTLNDGHKMPVIGFGTYAPDKFDKCLAEDATKVAIEVGFRHIDCAFFYSNEAEVGRAIKMKIGDGTVRREELFYTGKLWNTYHDPELVQPALKKSLQDLQLDYMDLFLIHMPMGLKPGADLIPRDERGHIIYHKTDLRNTWEAMEKCKDAGLVRSIGVSNFNRRQLELILNKPGLKYKPVCNQVECHIYLNQSKLLEFCQSQEIALVGYGILGSSRDEKWIDQKLPVLLEDPVLKAIARRHCKSPAQVALRYLLQRGVVALAKSSNPERIKENFQVFDFQLPEEDIKELEGLNRNLRYVDAKLWRDHPQYPFHDEY, from the exons ATGGAACTGGGGCCAGAATCCTGTGTTACCCTGAATGATGGACACAAGATGCCAGTCATTGGGTTTGGCACCTATGCTCCAGACAAG TTTGACAAATGCCTGGCAGAAGATGCAACTAAAGTGGCCATAGAGGTTGGATTTCGCCACATCGACTGCGCCTTCTTCTATAGCAACGAGGCAGAGGTTGGAAGGGCAATAAAGATGAAGATTGGTGATGGGACAGTAAGGAGAGAAGAACTGTTCTACACTGGTAAG CTATGGAACACGTACCATGACCCTGAGCTGGTCCAGCCTGCGCTAAAGAAATCCCTGCAGGACCTTCAGCTCGATTACATGGATCTCTTTCTGATACATATGCCTATGGGACTAAAG CCAGGGGCAGATCTCATTCCAAGAGACGAGAGGGGTCACATTATTTATCACAAGACGGATCTACGTAATACTTGGGAG GCAATGGAGAAATGCAAAGACGCAGGGCTGGTCAGATCCATTGGCGTCTCCAACTTTAACCGCCGGCAGCTGGAGCTGATCCTTAATAAGCCTGGGCTGAAATATAAACCCGTCTGTAACCAG GTGGAATGTCACATTTACCTGAACCAGAGCAAGCTGCTGGAGTTCTGCCAGTCCCAAGAGATAGCGTTGGTGGGATACGGCATTCTGGGGTCCAGCCGAGATGAGAAATG GATTGACCAGAAACTTCCGGTTCTTTTGGAGGATCCAGTGCTGAAGGCCATAGCTAGGAGACACTGTAAATCGCCTGCCCAAGTGGCACTGAGATACCTCCTGCAACGTGGGGTCGTGGCATTGGCCAAGAGCTCAAATCCAGAGAGAATCAAAGAAAACTTCCAG GTGTTTGACTTCCAGCTGCCAGAAGAAGACATAAAAGAACTAGAAGGTCTCAACAGGAATTTGCGTTATGTTGATGCTAAATT
- the LOC734139 gene encoding novel aldo-keto reductase family 1 c (akr1c) protein (The RefSeq protein has 4 substitutions compared to this genomic sequence) → MALHKDSCVELSDGHKMPVLGFGTYAPQKSPKHLAEEGTKVAIDVGYRHIDCAFIYGNEVEVGRAIGAKIADGTVKREDVFYTGKLWSSFHTPERVRVCLEKSLKDLQLDYMDLFIIHNPMEFKPGDDPLPLDENGKLIYHNTDIRDTWKALEKCKDAGLVRSIGVSNFNHKQLELILNMPGLKYKPVCNQVECHIYLNQSKLLEFCKSKDIVLVGYSVLGSSRDERWIDQNSPVLLEDPVLNVIAKKLNRTPAQVAMRYLLQRGVVVLAKSFTPARIQQNFQVFDFQLDAEDMKSLDGLNRHLRYVDTTTWSDHPKYPFHEEY, encoded by the exons TCCCCCAAGCACTTGGCAGAGGAGGGCACCAAAGTGGCCATTGACGTTGGATACCGCCATATTGACTGCGCATTTATCTATGGGAGTGAGGTGGAGGTTGGACGGGCGATTGGGGCAAAGATTGCGGATGGTACCGTGAAGAGGGAGGACGTGTTCTACACTGGGAAG CTCTGGTCCACGTTCCATACCCCCGAGAGGGTCCGTGTGTGTCTAGAGAAATCTCTGAAAGATCTGCAGTTGGATTACATGGATCTCTTCATTATCCATAATCCCATGGAGTTCAAG CCTGGAGATGATCCCTTGCCATTGGATGAAAATGGGAAATTTATTTACCATAACACGGACATTAGAGACACATGGAAG GCTCTGGAAAAGTGCAAAGACGCAGGGCTGGTCAGATCCATCGGGGTGTCCAATTTTAACCACAAGCAGCTGGAGCTGATCCTCAATATGCCTGGGCTGAAATATAAACCCGTCTGTAACCAG GTGGAATGTCACATTTACCTGAATCAGAGCAAACTGCTGGAGTTCTGCAAGTCCAAGGACATCGTATTGGTGGGATACAGCGTGTTGGGGTCCAGCAGGGATGAGCGATG GATAGATCAGAACTCTCCTGTGCTCCTGGAAGACCCTGTGCTGAATGTCATCGCTAAGAAGCTCAACCGGACCCCCGCTCAGGTAGCAATGCGGTACCTGCTCCAACGAGGAGTCGTTGTCCTTGCAAAGAGCTTCACCCCAGCCAGGATCCAGCAAAACTTCCAG GTTTTCGACTTTCAGTTGGACGCTGAAGACATGAAAAGTCTTGATGGACTAAACAGGCACCTGCGTTATGTCGACACAACCAC CTGGTCGGACCACCCGAAATACCCCTTCCATGAGGAATACTGA
- the akr1c3 gene encoding aldo-keto reductase family 1, member C3 encodes MALHKDSYVELNDGHKMPVIGFGTYAPPKFPKSLAEEGTKVAIDVGYRHIDCAFLYGNEEEVGRAIRAKIADGTVKREDVFYTGKLWSTSHTPERVRPALEKSLKDLQLDYMDLFIIHMPMEFKPGDDLFPADENGKFIYHNTDLRDTWKALEKCKDAGLVRSIGVSNFNHKQLELILNMPGLKYKPVCNQVECHVYLNQSKLLEFCKSKDIVLVGYSVLGSSRDERWIEASTPVLLEDPALTEIAKKHNRTPAQVAMRYHLQRGVVVLAKSFTPARIQQNFQVFDFQLDAEDMRSIDGLNRNMRYIDTSRWSDHPKYPYSEEY; translated from the exons ATGGCACTGCACAAAGACTCCTACGTTGAGCTGAATGATGGGCACAAAATGCCAGTGATTGGATTTGGCACCTACGCCCCTCCAAAG TTCCCCAAGAGTTTGGCAGAGGAGGGCACCAAAGTGGCCATTGACGTTGGATACCGCCATATTGACTGCGCTTTTCTCTATGGGAATGAGGAGGAGGTTGGACGGGCGATCAGGGCAAAGATTGCGGATGGTACCGTGAAGAGGGAGGACGTGTTCTACACTGGGAAG CTCTGGTCCACGTCCCATACCCCCGAGAGGGTCCGGCCAGCCCTGGAGAAATCCCTGAAAGACCTTCAGTTGGATTACATGGATCTGTTCATCATCCATATGCCCATGGAGTTCAAG CCTGGAGATGATCTCTTTCCGGCGGATGAAAATGGGAAATTTATTTACCATAACACGGACCTTAGAGATACATGGAAG GCTCTGGAAAAGTGCAAAGACGCAGGGCTGGTCAGATCCATCGGGGTGTCCAATTTTAACCACAAGCAGCTGGAGCTGATCCTCAATATGCCTGGGCTGAAATATAAACCCGTCTGTAACCAG GTGGAATGCCACGTCTACCTGAATCAGAGCAAACTGCTGGAGTTCTGCAAGTCCAAGGACATCGTGTTGGTGGGATACAGCGTATTGGGGTCCAGCAGGGATGAGCGAtg GATAGAAGCGAGCACTCCTGTGCTCCTGGAAGACCCTGCGCTCACTGAGATCGCTAAGAAGCACAACCGGACCCCCGCTCAGGTAGCAATGCGGTACCACCTCCAGCGAGGAGTCGTTGTCCTTGCAAAGAGCTTCACCCCAGCCAGGATCCAGCAGAACTTCCAG GTTTTTGACTTTCAGCTGGACGCGGAAGACATGAGAAGCATCGATGGGCTGAACAGAAACATGCGTTACATCGACACTTCCAG ATGGTCGGACCACCCGAAATATCCGTACAGTGAGGAATACTGA
- the LOC734139 gene encoding novel aldo-keto reductase family 1 c (akr1c) protein isoform X1, with protein sequence MALHKDSCIELSDGHKMPVLGFGTYAPQKSPKHLAEEGTKVAIDVGYRHIDCAFIYGSEVEVGRAIGAKIADGTVKREDVFYTGKLWSTFHTPERVRVCLEKSLKDLQLDYMDLFIIHNPMEFKPGDDPLPLDENGKFIYHNTDIRDTWKALEKCKDAGLVRSIGVSNFNHKQLELILNMPGLKYKPVCNQVECHIYLNQSKLLEFCKSKDIVLVGYSVLGSSRDERWIDQNSPVLLEDPVLNVIAKKLNRTPAQVAMRYLLQRGVVVLAKSFTPARIQQNFQVFDFKLDAEDMRSLDGLNRHLRYVDATKWSDHPKYPFHEEY encoded by the exons TCCCCCAAGCACTTGGCAGAGGAGGGCACCAAAGTGGCCATTGACGTTGGATACCGCCATATTGACTGCGCATTTATCTATGGGAGTGAGGTGGAGGTTGGACGGGCGATTGGGGCAAAGATTGCGGATGGTACCGTGAAGAGGGAGGACGTGTTCTACACTGGGAAG CTCTGGTCCACGTTCCATACCCCCGAGAGGGTCCGTGTGTGTCTAGAGAAATCTCTGAAAGATCTGCAGTTGGATTACATGGATCTCTTCATTATCCATAATCCCATGGAGTTCAAG CCTGGAGATGATCCCTTGCCATTGGATGAAAATGGGAAATTTATTTACCATAACACGGACATTAGAGACACATGGAAG GCTCTGGAAAAGTGCAAAGACGCAGGGCTGGTCAGATCCATCGGGGTGTCCAATTTTAACCACAAGCAGCTGGAGCTGATCCTCAATATGCCTGGGCTGAAATATAAACCCGTCTGTAACCAG GTGGAATGTCACATTTACCTGAATCAGAGCAAACTGCTGGAGTTCTGCAAGTCCAAGGACATCGTATTGGTGGGATACAGCGTGTTGGGGTCCAGCAGGGATGAGCGATG GATAGATCAGAACTCTCCTGTGCTCCTGGAAGACCCTGTGCTGAATGTCATCGCTAAGAAGCTCAACCGGACCCCCGCTCAGGTAGCAATGCGGTACCTGCTCCAACGAGGAGTCGTTGTCCTTGCAAAGAGCTTCACCCCAGCCAGGATCCAGCAAAACTTCCAG GTTTTCGACTTTAAGTTGGACGCTGAAGACATGAGAAGCCTCGATGGACTAAACAGGCACCTGCGTTATGTCGACGCCACCAA GTGGTCGGACCACCCGAAATATCCATTCCATGAGGAATACTGA
- the akr1c8p gene encoding aldo-keto reductase family 1, member C8, pseudogene isoform X1, with translation MALHKDSCVELSDGHKMPVLGFGTYAPQKFPKSLAEEGTKVAIDVGYRHIDSAFFYGNEEEVGRAIRAKIADGTVKREDVFYTGKLWSTFHTPERVRPALEKSLNDLQLDYMDLFIIHIPVELKPGDDPLPLDENGKFIYHNTDIRDTWKALEKCKDAGLVRSIGVSNFNHKQLELILNMPGLKYKPVCNQVECHVYLNQSKLLEFCKSKDIVLVAFGVLGSSRDESWIDPNLPVLLEDPVLNAIAKKHNCTPAQVAMRYLLQRGVIVLVKSFTPARIQQNFQVFNVHLDAEDMRNVDGINRNLRYDYAPMWSDHPKYPFHEEY, from the exons ATGGCGCTGCACAAAGACTCCTGCGTTGAGCTCAGCGATGGGCACAAAATGCCAGTGCTTGGGTTTGGCACCTACGCCCCCCAGAAG TTCCCCAAGAGCTTGGCAGAGGAGGGCACCAAAGTGGCCATTGACGTTGGATACCGCCATATTGACAGTGCATTTTTCTATGGGAATGAGGAGGAGGTTGGACGGGCGATCAGGGCAAAGATTGCGGATGGTACCGTGAAGAGGGAGGACGTGTTCTACACTGGGAAG CTCTGGTCCACGTTCCATACCCCCGAGAGGGTCCGGCCAGCCCTGGAGAAATCCCTGAATGATCTTCAGTTGGATTACATGGACCTTTTTATCATTCATATCCCTGTAGAGCTCAAG CCTGGAGATGATCCCTTGCCATTGGATGAAAATGGGAAATTTATTTACCATAACACGGACATTAGAGATACATGGAAG GCTCTGGAAAAGTGCAAAGACGCAGGGCTGGTCAGATCCATCGGGGTGTCCAATTTTAACCACAAGCAGCTGGAGCTGATCCTCAATATGCCTGGGCTGAAATATAAACCCGTCTGTAACCAG GTGGAATGTCACGTCTACCTGAATCAGAGCAAACTGCTGGAGTTCTGCAAGTCCAAGGACATCGTTCTGGTGGCATTCGGTGTGTTGGGGTCCAGCAGGGATGAATCATG GATAGACCCAAACCTTCCTGTGCTCCTTGAAGACCCCGTGTTGAATGCGATCGCTAAGAAGCACAATTGCACCCCGGCTCAGGTAGCAATGCGGTATCTGCTCCAACGAGGAGTCATCGTCCTTGTGAAGAGCTTCACCCCAGCCAGGATCCAGCAGAACTTCCAG GTTTTCAACGTGCACTTGGATGCTGAAGACATGAGGAACGTTGATGGAATAAACAGAAACCTGCGCTACGACTACGCACCCAT GTGGTCGGACCACCCGAAATATCCGTTCCATGAGGAATATTGA
- the akr1c8p gene encoding aldo-keto reductase family 1, member C8, pseudogene (The RefSeq protein has 3 substitutions compared to this genomic sequence), giving the protein MALHKDSCIELNDGHKMPVLGFGTYAPQKFPKSLAEEGTKVAIDVGYRHIDSAFFYGNEVEVGRAIRAKIADGTVKREDVFYTGKLWSTFHTPERVRPALEKSLNDLQLDYMDLFIIHIPVELKPGDDPLPLDENGKFIYHNTDIRDTWKALEKCKDAGLVRSIGVSNFNHKQLELILNMPGLKYKPVCNQVECHVYLNQSKLLEFCKSKDIVLVAFGVLGSSRDESWIDPNLPVLLEDPVLNAIAKKHNCTPAQVAMRYLLQRGVVVLVKSFTPARIQQNFQVFNVHLDAEDMRNVDGINRNLRYDYAPMWSDHPKYPFHEEY; this is encoded by the exons TTCCCCAAGAGCTTGGCAGAGGAGGGCACCAAAGTGGCCATTGACGTTGGATACCGCCATATTGACAGTGCATTTTTCTATGGGAATGAGGAGGAGGTTGGACGGGCGATCAGGGCAAAGATTGCGGATGGTACCGTGAAGAGGGAGGACGTGTTCTACACTGGGAAG CTCTGGTCCACGTTCCATACCCCCGAGAGGGTCCGGCCAGCCCTGGAGAAATCCCTGAATGATCTTCAGTTGGATTACATGGACCTTTTTATCATTCATATCCCTGTAGAGCTCAAG CCTGGAGATGATCCCTTGCCATTGGATGAAAATGGGAAATTTATTTACCATAACACGGACATTAGAGATACATGGAAG GCTCTGGAAAAGTGCAAAGACGCAGGGCTGGTCAGATCCATCGGGGTGTCCAATTTTAACCACAAGCAGCTGGAGCTGATCCTCAATATGCCTGGGCTGAAATATAAACCCGTCTGTAACCAG GTGGAATGTCACGTCTACCTGAATCAGAGCAAACTGCTGGAGTTCTGCAAGTCCAAGGACATCGTTCTGGTGGCATTCGGTGTGTTGGGGTCCAGCAGGGATGAATCATG GATAGACCCAAACCTTCCTGTGCTCCTTGAAGACCCCGTGTTGAATGCGATCGCTAAGAAGCACAATTGCACCCCGGCTCAGGTAGCAATGCGGTATCTGCTCCAACGAGGAGTCATCGTCCTTGTGAAGAGCTTCACCCCAGCCAGGATCCAGCAGAACTTCCAG GTTTTCAACGTGCACTTGGATGCTGAAGACATGAGGAACGTTGATGGAATAAACAGAAACCTGCGCTACGACTACGCACCCAT GTGGTCGGACCACCCGAAATATCCGTTCCATGAGGAATATTGA
- the akr1c2 gene encoding aldo-keto reductase family 1, member C2 (The RefSeq protein has 1 substitution compared to this genomic sequence) produces the protein MALHKDSYVLLNDGNRMPVIGYGTYAPQNVPKHLAEEGAKVAIDVGYRHIDSAFTYLNEAEVGRAINAKIADGTVKREDLFYTGKLWSSFHTPERVRQGFEKSLKDLQLDYMDLFIIHLPVEFKPEDNPFPVDENGKFLYHNTDLRDTWKAMEALKDEGLVKSIGVSNFNKRQLELILSMPGLKYKPVCNQVECHIYLNQSKLLEFCKSKDIVLVGYSVLGSSRDEQWIDQNSPVVLEDPVLNAIAKKLNRTPAQVAMRYLLQRGVVILAKSFTPARIQQNFQIFDFQLNAEEMKTLDGVNKNLRYLDLKQLADHPKYPFADDY, from the exons ATGGCGCTGCACAAAGACTCCTATGTCCTGCTGAATGATGGAAACAGAATGCCAGTGATTGGCTATGGCACCTACGCCCCCCAGAAC GTCCCCAAGCACTTGGCAGAGGAAGGcgcaaaggtggccatagacgtcGGATACCGCCATATTGATTCTGCGTTTATGTACTTGAATGAGGCGGAGGTTGGGCGAGCCATTAACGCAAAGATTGCCGATGGTACCGTGAAGAGGGAGGATTTGTTTTACACTGGGAAG CTATGGAGCAGCTTTCATACCCCTGAGAGGGTCCGTCAAGGGTTTGAGAAATCTCTGAAGGATCTTCAGTTGGACTATATGGACCTTTTTATCATCCATTTACCCGTTGAGTTCAAG cCTGAAGATAATCCCTTTCCAGTGGATGAAAATGGAAAATTTCTTTATCATAACACGGACCTTCGAGATACATGGAAG GCTATGGAGGCGTTGAAAGACGAAGGGCTGGTCAAATCCATTGGAGTCTCCAACTTCAACAAGCGACAGCTGGAGCTGATCCTCAGCATGCCTGGACTAAAGTACAAACCCGTCTGTAATCAG GTGGAATGTCACATTTACCTGAATCAGAGCAAGCTGCTGGAGTTCTGCAAGTCCAAGGACATCGTTCTGGTGGGATACAGCGTGTTGGGGTCCAGCAGGGATGAGCAATG GATAGATCAGAACTCTCCTGTGGTCCTGGAAGACCCCGTGCTGAATGCCATCGCTAAGAAGCTCAACCGGACCCCCGCTCAGGTAGCAATGCGGTACCTGCTCCAACGAGGAGTCGTCATCCTTGCAAAGAGCTTCACCCCAGCCAGGATCCAGCAGAACTTCCAG ATTTTTGATTTTCAATTAAATGCAGAGGAAATGAAAACCCTCGACGGAGTGAATAAAAACCTTCGCTATTTGGATTTAAAGCA ATTAGCAGACCACCCTAAATACCCATTTGCTGATGACTATTAA
- the LOC100490956 gene encoding aldo-keto reductase family 1 member C23-like protein isoform X2: MDLFLIHMPMGLKPGADLIPRDERGHIIYHKTDLRNTWEAMEKCKDAGLVRSIGVSNFNRRQLELILNKPGLKYKPVCNQVECHIYLNQSKLLEFCQSQEIALVGYGILGSSRDEKWIDQKLPVLLEDPVLKAIARRHCKSPAQVALRYLLQRGVVALAKSSNPERIKENFQVFDFQLPEEDIKELEGLNRNLRYVDAKLWRDHPQYPFHDEY, translated from the exons ATGGATCTCTTTCTGATACATATGCCTATGGGACTAAAG CCAGGGGCAGATCTCATTCCAAGAGACGAGAGGGGTCACATTATTTATCACAAGACGGATCTACGTAATACTTGGGAG GCAATGGAGAAATGCAAAGACGCAGGGCTGGTCAGATCCATTGGCGTCTCCAACTTTAACCGCCGGCAGCTGGAGCTGATCCTTAATAAGCCTGGGCTGAAATATAAACCCGTCTGTAACCAG GTGGAATGTCACATTTACCTGAACCAGAGCAAGCTGCTGGAGTTCTGCCAGTCCCAAGAGATAGCGTTGGTGGGATACGGCATTCTGGGGTCCAGCCGAGATGAGAAATG GATTGACCAGAAACTTCCGGTTCTTTTGGAGGATCCAGTGCTGAAGGCCATAGCTAGGAGACACTGTAAATCGCCTGCCCAAGTGGCACTGAGATACCTCCTGCAACGTGGGGTCGTGGCATTGGCCAAGAGCTCAAATCCAGAGAGAATCAAAGAAAACTTCCAG GTGTTTGACTTCCAGCTGCCAGAAGAAGACATAAAAGAACTAGAAGGTCTCAACAGGAATTTGCGTTATGTTGATGCTAAATT